One region of Miscanthus floridulus cultivar M001 chromosome 19, ASM1932011v1, whole genome shotgun sequence genomic DNA includes:
- the LOC136529435 gene encoding transcription factor bHLH144-like, with product MQGDPGYGYGSYGYGYGYGYGYGYGAGAGGYDYDMAGYGGGSAYYSANDRYPAGPAAYEDPLAGRRQHDFPTPLTGLEFQPSDNCPKNYVIFDQTYDRSRVMFHPSLANNFGSSAGGYDYDRHCYGYEQNYAGKGAYYGCGDDGGGASIRQKEDTDEIDALMSTEDGEDEDDVLSTGRTPGCRAGGSPDSTCSSGYAGGGGGGGKHEMGGGGGEKKKERMKKMVRTLKAIIPGGDRMDTPAVLDEAVRYLKSQKVEVKKLGARGSSS from the coding sequence ATGCAGGGAGATCCTGGGTACGGGTACGGTAGCTACGGCTACGGCTACGGCTACGGCTATGGCTACGGCTatggcgccggcgccggtggcTACGACTACGACATGGCTGGCTACGGTGGCGGAAGCGCCTACTATTCGGCGAACGACCGGTACCCTGCCGGGCCGGCTGCCTATGAGGACCCGCTCGCTGGTCGGAGGCAGCACGACTTCCCCACGCCGCTCACGGGGCTGGAGTTCCAGCCGTCGGACAACTGCCCCAAGAACTACGTCATCTTCGACCAGACGTACGACCGGAGCCGGGTCATGTTCCACCCCTCCCTGGCCAACAACTTCGGCTCCTCTGCTGGAGGATACGACTACGATCGCCATTGCTACGGCTACGAGCAGAATTACGCCGGTAAGGGCGCCTACTACGGCTGCGGCGACGATGGCGGCGGGGCCTCGATCCGGCAGAAGGAGGACACCGACGAGATCGACGCCCTCATGAGCACGGAGGACggtgaggacgaggacgacgtgcTCAGCACGGGCCGCACGCCTGGGTGCCGTGCCGGTGGCTCCCCGGATTCTACATGCTCGTCCGGgtacgccggcggcggcggtggcggcgggaagCACGAGatgggcggcggaggcggcgaaaAGAAGAAGGAACGGATGAAAAAGATGGTACGGACGCTCAAGGCGATCATCCCCGGTGGCGACCGGATGGACACGCCAGCCGTCCTCGACGAGGCCGTGAGGTACCTCAAGTCTCAAAAGGTGGAGGTCAAGAAGCTCGGCGCGCGCGGGTCAAGCAGCTAG